From Streptomyces sp. NBC_01460, a single genomic window includes:
- a CDS encoding phosphatase PAP2 family protein, protein MSARPAVPAALRRRRKDADRRFGVRLFGSAAAAAVAAVLFGLLLVLVESGWLPLRRLDAGAARWLNRTALDHPAWTGTLRFFSDVVWDPVTLRAAVAVLTLWLLYRRAWRLAAWSAVTAVAGGLIGLLVKMVVERARPSLPDPVAHAPGYSFPSGHAMAATTSFAVLLLVLLPLVRRSLRPLCWAVAIVSVLGVGFTRVALGVHWFSDVVGGWTLGLAVVALTGWSFEAWRADAGLGRTEVAEGLEPELDDGDDPEGTDPTRR, encoded by the coding sequence ATGTCCGCACGACCCGCTGTCCCGGCCGCGCTGCGGCGGAGGCGCAAGGACGCCGACCGCCGGTTCGGCGTCCGGCTGTTCGGTTCCGCGGCGGCCGCCGCCGTCGCCGCCGTCCTCTTCGGCCTCCTGCTCGTCCTGGTGGAGAGCGGGTGGCTGCCGCTGCGGCGCCTCGACGCGGGCGCCGCCCGGTGGCTGAACCGGACCGCCCTCGACCATCCGGCGTGGACCGGCACCCTGCGCTTCTTCTCCGACGTGGTGTGGGATCCCGTGACGCTGCGCGCCGCGGTGGCCGTGCTCACCCTGTGGCTGCTGTACCGCCGCGCCTGGCGGCTCGCCGCCTGGTCGGCCGTCACGGCGGTGGCCGGAGGGCTCATCGGCCTGCTGGTCAAGATGGTGGTCGAGCGGGCCAGGCCGTCGCTCCCGGACCCGGTCGCCCACGCCCCCGGCTACTCCTTCCCCTCCGGCCACGCGATGGCGGCGACGACGTCGTTCGCCGTCCTGCTGCTCGTGCTCCTGCCCCTGGTCCGGCGCAGCCTCCGCCCTCTGTGCTGGGCCGTGGCGATCGTCTCCGTCCTGGGCGTGGGGTTCACCCGCGTCGCGCTGGGCGTCCACTGGTTCAGCGACGTGGTCGGCGGCTGGACCCTGGGGCTGGCCGTGGTGGCTCTCACCGGCTGGTCCTTCGAGGCCTGGCGTGCCGACGCGGGCCTCGGCCGGACCGAGGTGGCCGAGGGCCTGGAGCCCGAGCTGGACGACGGCGACGACCCGGAGGGGACCGACCCCACCCGCCGATAG